The following are encoded together in the Coffea arabica cultivar ET-39 chromosome 1c, Coffea Arabica ET-39 HiFi, whole genome shotgun sequence genome:
- the LOC113705737 gene encoding delta(12)-acyl-lipid-desaturase-like, giving the protein MGAGGRMSSATTKTEDKKNPLKRVPYSKPPFTVGDIKKAIPPHCFKRSLLRSFSYVVYDLTLVTLFYYIATTYFHLLPSPYNYLAWPVYWIFQGCVCTGVWVIAHECGHHAFSDYQWVDDTVGLILHSALLVPYFSWKYSHRRHHSNTGSLERDEVFVPKPKSKMAWYSKYLNNPPGRVITLTITLTLGWPLYLAFNVSGRPYDRFACHYDPYGPIYNDRERLQIYISDVGVIATSYLLYRVAMAKGLAWLICIYGVPLLIVNGFLVLITYLQHTHPSLPHYDSSEWDWLRGALATVDRDYGVLNKVFHNITDTHVAHHLFSTMPHYHAMEATKAIKPLLGEYYQLDGTPFYKAMWREAKECIYVEPDEGGKGVFWYKNKL; this is encoded by the coding sequence ATGGGAGCCGGAGGCCGCATGTCTTCTGCAACAACCAAGACTGAAGACAAGAAAAACCCCCTCAAAAGAGTCCCATACTCAAAGCCTCCGTTTACCGTTGGTGATATCAAGAAAGCCATCCCACCTCACTGCTTCAAGAGATCGCTCCTTCGCTCATTCTCCTATGTTGTTTATGACCTGACCTTGGTCACTCTGTTCTACTACATTGCCACAACTTACTTTCATCTCCTTCCTTCTCCATACAACTACCTTGCCTGGCCTGTGTATTGGATTTTCCAGGGATGCGTTTGCACTGGAGTTTGGGTCATCGCCCACGAGTGCGGTCACCATGCATTCAGTGACTACCAATGGGTGGATGACACAGTCGGTCTTATCCTCCACTCTGCGCTTCTGGTCCCCTACTTCTCGTGGAAGTACAGCCACCGTCGCCACCACTCCAACACCGGATCGCTCGAACGTGATGAAGTCTTTGTACCAAAGCCAAAATCCAAGATGGCATGGTATTCCAAGTACTTGAACAATCCTCCAGGCAGAGTCATTACCCTCACAATCACGCTTACTCTGGGTTGGCCCTTGTACTTGGCTTTCAATGTCTCAGGCAGACCATACGACCGTTTCGCATGCCATTATGATCCTTATGGCCCAATCTACAATGATCGCGAGAGGCTTCAAATCTACATTTCTGATGTCGGTGTCATTGCAACATCTTATCTGCTTTACCGTGTCGCAATGGCTAAAGGGCTAGCCTGGCTGATATGCATCTATGGGGTACCATTGCTTATTGTCAATGGcttccttgttttgatcacGTACCTGCAGCACACTCACCCTTCATTGCCACACTATGATTCATCGGAGTGGGATTGGCTGAGGGGCGCATTGGCAACTGTTGACAGAGACTACGGCGTCCTGAACAAGGTTTTCCATAACATCACCGACACACATGTCGCTCACCATCTCTTCTCAACAATGCCACATTATCATGCAATGGAGGCAACCAAAGCAATCAAGCCACTTCTTGGAGAATACTACCAACTTGATGGCACTCCATTTTACAAGGCAATGTGGAGGGAGGCTAAAGAGTGCATTTATGTTGAGCCAGATGAAGGAGGCAAGGGTGTTTTTTGGTACAAGAATAAGCTTTGA